TTCTCGTGGTGGgttctcattattttttatttaataattaagaaagaatttttttaataatattataatttttttaaaaatattaacaaaaaaaaaatataaataaaataaaatatactcaCATCAGGAGAATACAGCAGTCAATGAATCAGTGTTTTATCCGATTcagaagaaaaaacaataaaaaactatatatgttGAACCAAAATGAAATtcagaaaatattataaaaaaaagaaaaggaaaaaaggtaaATAACTTtggatataattttaatttactttttccaGAATTTCAAGCCAACCAAGCAGTGCAGAAGATAAAATCGAAGGACCTCAGATTCTTTAGATCGTTCCCCCGCCATCGTCGCAGCCATGCCGGTCTTCAAAACCCCATTCAACGGCTATTCCGTCAAGTTCAGCCCCTTCTACGAGTCCCGTCTAGCCGTCGCCACCTCCCAGAACTTCGGCATCCTAGGCAACGGCCGCCTCCACGTCCTCGACCTGCCTTCATCTCCAACTCCCCAAATCTCTGAGCTCGCTTCCTTCGAAACTGCCGACGGCGTCTACGACCTTGCCTGGTCCGAGTCCCACGAGTCCCTCCTAGTAGCCGCCGTCGCCGATGGCTCCCTCAAGATCTACGACCTTGCCCTCCCCGCTTCCTCCAACCCCATCCGCTCCTTCCACGAGCATACCCGCGAGGTCCACTCGGCAGACTACAACCCCGTCCGCCGCGACTCCTTCCTCTCCTCCTCCTGGGACGATACCGTGAAGCTCTGGACCATCGACCGCCCCACCTCCGTCCGCACCTTCAAGGAGCACGCCTACTGCGTCTACTCGGCCGTCTGGAACCCCCGCCACGGCGACGTATTCGCCTCAGCCTCCGGCGACTGCACCCTACGCGTCTGGGATGTACGTGAGCCTGGCTCCACCATGATCATCCCCGCTCACGAATTCGAGGTCCTCTCCTGCGACTGGAACAAGTACGACGATTGCTGCATCGCCACGGCCTCCGTGGACAAGACGATCAAGGTCTGGGACGTGAGGAGCTACAGGGTCCCGGTCTCGGTTCTGAATGGGCACGGCTACGCAGTGAGGAAGGTGAAGTTCTCGCCGCACAGGCAAAGTCTGATGGTCTCGTGTTCGTACGACATGACCGTGTGCTTGTGGGATTATATGGTGGAGGACGCTCTCGTGGGGCGGTACGATCACCACACAGAGTTTGCAGTCGGGGTGGATATGAGCGTGCTTGTAGAGGGTTTGCTCGCCAGTACCGGCTGGGACGAGCTCGTCTATGTTTGGCAGCACGGAACCGACCCGAGAGCTTCCTAAAAGGaaagtcttttattttatttctttttgtatgGATTTGTTGTGTTTTACATCTTGAGGTCAACGCGAAGCCGCTTAGGCAGTGAAAAGTTATGGATGTGATGCCtgcgggagagagagaggagaggggggggggggggggggggggggggggcggggttGCTGGTTTGGTGGAGATGTTGTTCTTTGGGTTGCCAATTGATCTTGAGAGTCATTTCCCTGTGCACATTGATGAAAAACTTCCTAAGTGGATAATCCCTgcttattagttttttttttcccaaataaaACAGCAGGTTCGAGTTCTTTGGTGCTGTTCTGAATTCCATTGGATGCGTCCTCTttaggaaaatatattttttgcacTTGGGATTTTACAGAATGCAACTACCCTTCTAGTATATTTTGgagattatattatatgctgGAGTTTGCATGATAAATTTAGACTTTTTTACGAGATTGACAAATAATCATATTCATTAGTAGACAATCTACGCTGTATTGCATTGCTCGTTCAATTTCAAAACGCTACATTTATTGTGGGCTTCGCTTGTTAGGGTATAGAGTGCCAAACGTTGTGCGAGGATTCTCCTCTTATTATTTCCATTGTTAACTGCCTTGTGTGCTAATTTGAAAGAAAGAAGTTGAATTAGACTTTTTTATATGCTGACGATTGCATGATAaatttacacttttttttttatgagattgACAAATAATCATATTCATTAGTAGACAATCTACACTGTATTGCATTGATCGTTCAATTTCAAAACGTCTTATTTATTTTGGGCTTTGCTTGTTAGGGTATAGAGTGCTAAACGTTGTGCGAGGATTCTCCTCTTATTTCCATTGTTTACTGCCTTGTGTGCTAATTTGAAAGAAAGAAGTTGAATTACAATCTTCTATAAGGAAATATTGTCTCGTTAGCATCACTTAAATGTTGAAACTTGGCATATGTTTGGGGTTCTCACTTGAGTTATAAAGAGTTTGGATGCCATCCTTGTCTGTGCGCCATGCACAAGAATGTCTGCATAAAGTTTAGGAACTTCGGTGCTGTACATTCATACTGTGTTAggctcatttaaaatatatttatatgaatctcTATGCTATTCTTTCAATAAAACTTTTATCTTACCTATAAAGAAATGAATTTCTATGCTTTTCTTCTGCAGggttaaaatagatataatttattttataaaaaaagattataatgGATATCATTTAATGGGCATGTGGAGCAAAATTTTTAAGTGACCTGTTACttataataaaagttttaaGTGATTTGTTGCGAGAATCGCCATAATAGGAAAATTGGTagaataaactttttttttggtCAAGCTCTATATCTTGGTTTAGATACAGCCTAGGATGCAGTGGAGCACAAGTAAGACAATCATATTCGGTTCCTAATCCTCTGGTTGTCATGAGGTTAGTAGACATCTTTGCTCAATAGCTCACACAATGGATGACTTGATGAAGTTGGCCCTATATTTTCTTCGTGCAACTGCCAGATAACTCGCATTCTTGTGCCATTTTATTGTTAAAAACTtttacaattaatttttttactcaatGGTATTTGCAGGGCTTTCCAAGTGACCTTTAGCTTCGTGGTTGAAAGGTCATGCTTGTGGAAGTAAagtgttgtattgttcttatgaattcttttttttttttcattagctATACACACTATTTCAGGGGTGGCTGCTTTGTCAGTAACCGtacaaaaggggaaaaaaaaaagggtgaagCTCTTGTACCCTGCTGCTTGAGCTGGTTGTGTCGGTTGAACTAGTATGAAGGAGCTAAATTCACTCTTTAAGGTTGTTCTTAAAGCCAGCCCTACCGTGATGTAGGATTTAGGTGGTTACTCAGAATCTCAAGAGTCTGGATCAGTTaggttttcaaaaaaaatttgccAAGTCAAAGTGGATATTTTTCCTTTATGCATCTAGGTTTTTAGTATTCTATTTTCCATCTATCAAATATATGTCAGAAGATCATCTGTACGTGAGATATTGATGAAATACCTGAAACTGAAGACACCTGCTTCACAATAGCACAGATTTCCGTTccttctttctattttgattcAAAGGACC
This genomic interval from Carya illinoinensis cultivar Pawnee chromosome 10, C.illinoinensisPawnee_v1, whole genome shotgun sequence contains the following:
- the LOC122280005 gene encoding peroxisome biogenesis protein 7; this translates as MPVFKTPFNGYSVKFSPFYESRLAVATSQNFGILGNGRLHVLDLPSSPTPQISELASFETADGVYDLAWSESHESLLVAAVADGSLKIYDLALPASSNPIRSFHEHTREVHSADYNPVRRDSFLSSSWDDTVKLWTIDRPTSVRTFKEHAYCVYSAVWNPRHGDVFASASGDCTLRVWDVREPGSTMIIPAHEFEVLSCDWNKYDDCCIATASVDKTIKVWDVRSYRVPVSVLNGHGYAVRKVKFSPHRQSLMVSCSYDMTVCLWDYMVEDALVGRYDHHTEFAVGVDMSVLVEGLLASTGWDELVYVWQHGTDPRAS